From a single Rosa rugosa chromosome 7, drRosRugo1.1, whole genome shotgun sequence genomic region:
- the LOC133720215 gene encoding DNA ligase 6 isoform X1 gives MTALDSTDLFLTALTAFSHPPRPRPRPRPLELSLPPIPSTFPHSKLIPRTRFAVDAFRYAGDYSISYFLSHFHSDHYGGLSPNWSQGLVFCSPTTARLLTDVLKVSSLFVVPLPLGQPLLIDGCEVVLIDANHCPGAVQFLFKVPVPASNGDFQRYVHTGDFRFSASMKLDPFLSKFLGSDAVFLDTTYCNPKFVFPSQEESVDYISSLIERVGGEHQVSMKSVLFLVATYVIGKEKILIEIARRCKRKVYVDARKMAVLRVLGYGDSGVFTEDECESDVHVVGWNVLGETWPYFRPNFVKMEEIMVERGYSRVVGFVPTGWTYEVKRNKFSVRSKDAFEIHLVPYSEHSSYDELREYVRFLKPKRVIPTVGSDVEKIDSKHASKMQKHFAGLIDEMANKKEFLRGFHRGTTQGGGKVDSDAKDYTMEGQDQEKRATPSDIDTMGDTDVGFGKELLSPLQEPDSQTPILLTDEKAEEIIQQLHDCLPSWVTRQQMLDLIGSSGGDIVEAVTKFYDRETEFHDQGIASTSAVSVSETSSLCDTASPTKAGSVHANIDVSSSQAHISPNPRNIVKSGISPGKRGRKISNKVNKKVKLQSKLNSCGPKQSTITRFFSKVLPDVTESADMGSVGEQNPKDKKLPDHVTQSYKDAIDQFLQIIDGNESLKSYAGTILQKANGDISMAVDIHYRNNEGRSDENEVELVVDAKSVQSNCGIDNCSSVQKKIELGKIGVVADLSVQGSLPDNVAATSVSLPPEKYNPVDHACWSNGQHAPYLHLARTFDLLEDEKGKIKAASMLCNMFRSLLALSPDDVLPSVYLCTNKIAADHENVELNIGGSLVTAALEDACGTSRSKIRDMYNALGDLGDVAQACRQTQTLLAPPPPLLIKDIFSALRKISVQTGTGSSARKRSLIVNLLRSCREKEMKFLVRTLVRNLRIGAMMKTVLPALAQAVVLNSFHSCNHEGSIESLKDKLQRHSAAVVEAYNVLPNLDLVVPSLMKRGIGFSSSTLSMVPGIPIKPMLARITNGVQQALKLFENKAFTCEYKYDGQRAQIHKLVDGSMHVFTRNGDESTSRFPDLINIINQSCKPDAVTFILDAEVVGVDRKNGCKLMSFQELSSRGRGSRDASITLDSIKVNICVFVFDIMFANGQQLLSFPLRRRRKYLKELFYDEKLGYFEYAKEMTVEAEDACLTSEATLTKINSFLENAFVSSCEGIIVKSLDVDAGYSPSKRTDTWLKVKRDYMEGLGDTLDLVPIGAWHGNGRKAGWYSPFLMACYNPETEEFQSVCRVMSGFSDLFYTEVKSFYSGDKILAKKPPYYRTAEVPDMWFSPELVWEIRGADFTVSPVHQAALGLVHPSRGISIRFPRYIRTVTDRKPDECSTASDLAEMFHSQTRKMDVASEDGN, from the exons ATGACGGCTCTGGATTCTACGGACCTCTTCCTGACTGCCCTAACCGCCTTTTCCCACCCACCCAGACCCAGACCCAGACCCCGACCCCTCGAACTCTCTCTCCCTCCGATTCCCTCCACATTCCCCCACTCCAAACTCATCCCCAGAACCCGTTTCGCCGTCGACGCATTCCGCTATGCCGGCGATTATTCCATCTCTTACTTCCTCTCTCACTTCCACTCCGATCACTACGGCGGTCTCTCCCCCAATTGGTCCCAAGGCCTCGTCTTTTGCTCCCCCACCACCGCTCGTCTTCTCACAGACGTCCTCAAAGTCTCTTCGCTTTTCGTGGTTCCTCTGCCGCTCGGACAGCCCCTTCTCATTGATGGATGCGAGGTCGTGCTTATTGACGCCAATCATTGCCCAGGCGCCGTTCAGTTCTTGTTCAAAGTTCCCGTTCCCGCCTCCAATGGAGACTTCCAGAGGTATGTTCACACCGGTGATTTTCGGTTTTCTGCTTCGATGAAGCTAGACCCTTTTCTCTCTAAGTTTTTGGGTTCAGATGCCGTTTTCTTGGACACAACTTATTGTAATCCCAAATTCGTGTTTCCTTCACAAGAAGAATCTGTTGATTATATTTCTAGCTTGATAGAAAGAGTTGGAGGTGAACATCAAGTTTCTATGAAAAGTGTTCTGTTCCTTGTTGCTACATATGTGATTGGGAAAGAGAAGATTTTGATAGAAATTGCTCGTAGATGTAAGCGTAAAGTGTATGTGGATGCTCGAAAAATGGCGGTGCTGCGTGTTCTGGGTTACGGAGACAGTGGGGTGTTTACGGAGGATGAATGTGAGAGTGATGTGCATGTTGTTGGGTGGAATGTGTTGGGTGAGACTTGGCCATATTTCAGGCCAAATTTTGTGAAAATGGAGGAGATTATGGTTGAGAGGGGGTATTCCAGGGTTGTAGGGTTTGTCCCTACTGGCTGGACTTATGAAGTGAAGCGTAACAAGTTCTCGGTGAGGTCAAAGGATGCTTTTGAGATCCATCTTGTACCCTACAGTGAACATTCAAGCTATGATGAACTTAGAGAATACGTCAGGTTTTTGAAACCAAAGCGTGTGATTCCTACAGTGGGCTCCGATGTGGAAAAGATAGACAGTAAACATGCCAGTAAAATGCAAAAGCATTTTGCTGGGTTAATTGATGAAATGGCCAACAAAAAAGAGTTCTTGAGGGGTTTTCATCGTGGGACTACACAAGGAGGTGGGAAGGTTGACAGTGATGCCAAAGATTACACGATGGAGGGGCAGGATCAAGAGAAAAGGGCAACACCTTCAGATATTGATACTATGGGAGATACTGATGTAGGCTTTGGTAAGGAATTGTTGTCTCCTCTCCAAGAACCTGATTCACAAACTCCAATATTGTTAACTGATGAAAAAGCAGAGGAAATTATTCAACAACTTCATGATTGTTTGCCGTCATGGGTCACTCGCCAGCAGATGCTAGATCTGATTGGGAGCTCAGGAGGGGACATTGTTGAAGCAGTCACTAAATTTTACGATCGTGAAACAGAATTTCATGATCAAGGAATTGCCTCTACAAGTGCCGTATCTGTATCCGAGACCAGCTCACTCTGTGACACAGCATCACCGACAAAAGCAGGTTCTGTTCATGCAAATATTGATGTTTCTTCAAGCCAAGCTCATATTTCACCCAACCCAAGAAATATTGTTAAAAGTGGCATTTCCCCTGGAAAAAGAGGGAGGAAGATCAGTAATAAAGTTAACAAGAAAGTAAAGTTACAGTCAAAATTGAATTCGTGTGGGCCAAAACAATCGACAATAACAAGGTTTTTTAGTAAAGTTTTGCCTGACGTTACAGAAAGTGCAGATATGGGATCAGTAGGTGAACAAAACCCTAAAGATAAAAAATTACCAGATCATGTCACCCAATCATACAAGGATGCAATAGATCAATTTCTTCAGATAATAGATGGCAATGAATCATTAAAAAGCTATGCTGGTACCATTCTTCAAAAGGCAAATGGGGATATTAGTATGGCTGTGGATATACATTACCGTAATAATGAAGGCAGGTCTGATGAGAATGAAGTGGAGCTGGTGGTTGATGCAAAATCAGTTCAGTCCAACTGTGGTATAGATAACTGTTCTtctgtccaaaaaaaaattgaattaggGAAAATAGGAGTGGTAGCTGATTTGTCTGTACAGGGGTCATTACCAGATAACGTCGCTGCAACTTCTGTGTCACTACCACCAGAAAAATACAATCCTGTAGATCATG CATGCTGGAGCAATGGACAACATGCTCCATATTTACATCTTGCACGAACCTTTGACTTACTAGAGGATGAAAAAGGCAAGATAAAGGCTGCTTCTATGCTCTGCAATATGTTCAGAAG TTTGCTTGCCCTGTCTCCTGATGATGTGCTGCCTTCAGTTTATTTGTGCACCAATAAGATAGCTGCAGACCACGAAAATGTG GAACTGAACATTGGTGGAAGTTTGGTCACAGCAGCACTGGAGGACGCATGTGGGACAAGCAGATCCAAAATCAGGGATATGTACAATGCATTGGGAGATCTTG GTGATGTTGCTCAAGCATGCCGGCAGACACAGACTTTGCTTGCCCCTCCTCCACCACTTCTAATAAAAGATATATTTTCTGCACTCCGGAAGATAAG TGTACAAACAGGTACTGGAAGCAGTGCTCGAAAGAGAAGCCTGATTGTGAATCTCTTGCGTtcttgcagagagaaagagatgaaGTTCCTTGTTAGAACTTTG GTTCGAAACTTACGTATCGGAGCAATGATGAAAACTGTCCTACCTGCTCTGGCTCAAGCTGTTGTTCTGAATTCCTTCCATAGCTGTAATCACGAAGGAAGTATAGAAAGTTTGAAGGACAAGCTTCAG CGCCATTCAGCAGCTGTAGTTGAAGCATACAATGTACTGCCCAATTTG GATTTGGTCGTTCCTTCTCTCATGAAAAGAGGCATTGGATTCTCCTCATCAACTTTGTCAATGGTTCCAGGAATACCTATCAAGCCAATGCTTGCAAG AATCACAAATGGTGTTCAGCAAGCACTGAAGCTATTTGAAAATAAAGCTTTTACATGTGAATACaa ATATGATGGCCAGCGTGCACAAATTCATAAACTAGTTGATGGGTCCATGCATGTTTTTACAAGAAATGGGGATGAGTCAACTTCGAGATTTCCAGATCTGATTAATATAATCAATCAATCTTGTAAACCCGATGCAGTGACTTTCATACTGGATGCAGAG gTTGTTGGAGTTGATAGGAAGAATGGTTGCAAGCTAATGTCCTTCCAAGAATTATCTTCACGTGGGAGAGGGAGCAGAGATGCATCAATAACGTTGGATAGCATAAAG GTCAACATTTGCGTCTTTGTCTTCGACATCATGTTTGCCAATGGACAACA GTTGTTAAGCTTTCCTCTGCGGAGAAGGCGAAAGT ATTTGAAAGAGTTGTTCTACGATGAGAAGTTGGGTTACTTTGAATATGCCAAGGAAATGACA GTTGAGGCAGAGGATGCTTGTTTAACCAGTGAAGCGACATTAACCAAAATAAACTCTTTCCTTGAAAATGCATTTGTTTCCTCATGTGAAGGGATTATAGTTAAATCTTTAGATGTTGATGCTGGATATTCTCCATCAAAGCGTACAGATACTTGGTTAAAG GTCAAGCGAGACTACATGGAGGGATTGGGCGATACTCTTGATTTAGTCCCAATTGGAGCTTGGCATGGAAACGGGAGAAAGGCAGGCTG GTACAGTCCATTTCTCATGGCATGTTACAATCCTGAAACTGAAGAATTTCAAAGCGTCTGTCGTGTTATGTCTGGGTTTTCAGATTTATTTTATACAGAG GTGAAAAGTTTTTATTCTGGGGACAAGATCTTGGCCAAAAAACCACCTTATTATAGAACAGCTGAGGTGCCTGATATGTGGTTTTCTCCTGAGCTTGTATGGGAAATAAGAGGTGCAGACTTTACAGTGTCTCCAGTTCACCAGGCTGCTTTAGGTCTAGTTCATCCATCACGTGGCATTTCCATTCGATTCCCAAGATACATTCGCACTGTGACTGATAGAAAACCAGATGAATGTAGCACAGCTTCTGATTTAGCTGAAATGTTTCATTCTCAGACGAGGAAGATGGATGTGGCTTCTGAAGATGGCAACTGA
- the LOC133720215 gene encoding DNA ligase 6 isoform X2 produces the protein MTALDSTDLFLTALTAFSHPPRPRPRPRPLELSLPPIPSTFPHSKLIPRTRFAVDAFRYAGDYSISYFLSHFHSDHYGGLSPNWSQGLVFCSPTTARLLTDVLKVSSLFVVPLPLGQPLLIDGCEVVLIDANHCPGAVQFLFKVPVPASNGDFQRYVHTGDFRFSASMKLDPFLSKFLGSDAVFLDTTYCNPKFVFPSQEESVDYISSLIERVGGEHQVSMKSVLFLVATYVIGKEKILIEIARRCKRKVYVDARKMAVLRVLGYGDSGVFTEDECESDVHVVGWNVLGETWPYFRPNFVKMEEIMVERGYSRVVGFVPTGWTYEVKRNKFSVRSKDAFEIHLVPYSEHSSYDELREYVRFLKPKRVIPTVGSDVEKIDSKHASKMQKHFAGLIDEMANKKEFLRGFHRGTTQGGGKVDSDAKDYTMEGQDQEKRATPSDIDTMGDTDVGFGKELLSPLQEPDSQTPILLTDEKAEEIIQQLHDCLPSWVTRQQMLDLIGSSGGDIVEAVTKFYDRETEFHDQGIASTSAVSVSETSSLCDTASPTKAGSVHANIDVSSSQAHISPNPRNIVKSGISPGKRGRKISNKVNKKVKLQSKLNSCGPKQSTITRFFSKVLPDVTESADMGSVGEQNPKDKKLPDHVTQSYKDAIDQFLQIIDGNESLKSYAGTILQKANGDISMAVDIHYRNNEGRSDENEVELVVDAKSVQSNCGIDNCSSVQKKIELGKIGVVADLSVQGSLPDNVAATSVSLPPEKYNPVDHACWSNGQHAPYLHLARTFDLLEDEKGKIKAASMLCNMFRSLLALSPDDVLPSVYLCTNKIAADHENVELNIGGSLVTAALEDACGTSRSKIRDMYNALGDLGDVAQACRQTQTLLAPPPPLLIKDIFSALRKISVQTGTGSSARKRSLIVNLLRSCREKEMKFLVRTLVRNLRIGAMMKTVLPALAQAVVLNSFHSCNHEGSIESLKDKLQRHSAAVVEAYNVLPNLRHWILLINFVNGSRNTYQANACKNHKWCSASTEAI, from the exons ATGACGGCTCTGGATTCTACGGACCTCTTCCTGACTGCCCTAACCGCCTTTTCCCACCCACCCAGACCCAGACCCAGACCCCGACCCCTCGAACTCTCTCTCCCTCCGATTCCCTCCACATTCCCCCACTCCAAACTCATCCCCAGAACCCGTTTCGCCGTCGACGCATTCCGCTATGCCGGCGATTATTCCATCTCTTACTTCCTCTCTCACTTCCACTCCGATCACTACGGCGGTCTCTCCCCCAATTGGTCCCAAGGCCTCGTCTTTTGCTCCCCCACCACCGCTCGTCTTCTCACAGACGTCCTCAAAGTCTCTTCGCTTTTCGTGGTTCCTCTGCCGCTCGGACAGCCCCTTCTCATTGATGGATGCGAGGTCGTGCTTATTGACGCCAATCATTGCCCAGGCGCCGTTCAGTTCTTGTTCAAAGTTCCCGTTCCCGCCTCCAATGGAGACTTCCAGAGGTATGTTCACACCGGTGATTTTCGGTTTTCTGCTTCGATGAAGCTAGACCCTTTTCTCTCTAAGTTTTTGGGTTCAGATGCCGTTTTCTTGGACACAACTTATTGTAATCCCAAATTCGTGTTTCCTTCACAAGAAGAATCTGTTGATTATATTTCTAGCTTGATAGAAAGAGTTGGAGGTGAACATCAAGTTTCTATGAAAAGTGTTCTGTTCCTTGTTGCTACATATGTGATTGGGAAAGAGAAGATTTTGATAGAAATTGCTCGTAGATGTAAGCGTAAAGTGTATGTGGATGCTCGAAAAATGGCGGTGCTGCGTGTTCTGGGTTACGGAGACAGTGGGGTGTTTACGGAGGATGAATGTGAGAGTGATGTGCATGTTGTTGGGTGGAATGTGTTGGGTGAGACTTGGCCATATTTCAGGCCAAATTTTGTGAAAATGGAGGAGATTATGGTTGAGAGGGGGTATTCCAGGGTTGTAGGGTTTGTCCCTACTGGCTGGACTTATGAAGTGAAGCGTAACAAGTTCTCGGTGAGGTCAAAGGATGCTTTTGAGATCCATCTTGTACCCTACAGTGAACATTCAAGCTATGATGAACTTAGAGAATACGTCAGGTTTTTGAAACCAAAGCGTGTGATTCCTACAGTGGGCTCCGATGTGGAAAAGATAGACAGTAAACATGCCAGTAAAATGCAAAAGCATTTTGCTGGGTTAATTGATGAAATGGCCAACAAAAAAGAGTTCTTGAGGGGTTTTCATCGTGGGACTACACAAGGAGGTGGGAAGGTTGACAGTGATGCCAAAGATTACACGATGGAGGGGCAGGATCAAGAGAAAAGGGCAACACCTTCAGATATTGATACTATGGGAGATACTGATGTAGGCTTTGGTAAGGAATTGTTGTCTCCTCTCCAAGAACCTGATTCACAAACTCCAATATTGTTAACTGATGAAAAAGCAGAGGAAATTATTCAACAACTTCATGATTGTTTGCCGTCATGGGTCACTCGCCAGCAGATGCTAGATCTGATTGGGAGCTCAGGAGGGGACATTGTTGAAGCAGTCACTAAATTTTACGATCGTGAAACAGAATTTCATGATCAAGGAATTGCCTCTACAAGTGCCGTATCTGTATCCGAGACCAGCTCACTCTGTGACACAGCATCACCGACAAAAGCAGGTTCTGTTCATGCAAATATTGATGTTTCTTCAAGCCAAGCTCATATTTCACCCAACCCAAGAAATATTGTTAAAAGTGGCATTTCCCCTGGAAAAAGAGGGAGGAAGATCAGTAATAAAGTTAACAAGAAAGTAAAGTTACAGTCAAAATTGAATTCGTGTGGGCCAAAACAATCGACAATAACAAGGTTTTTTAGTAAAGTTTTGCCTGACGTTACAGAAAGTGCAGATATGGGATCAGTAGGTGAACAAAACCCTAAAGATAAAAAATTACCAGATCATGTCACCCAATCATACAAGGATGCAATAGATCAATTTCTTCAGATAATAGATGGCAATGAATCATTAAAAAGCTATGCTGGTACCATTCTTCAAAAGGCAAATGGGGATATTAGTATGGCTGTGGATATACATTACCGTAATAATGAAGGCAGGTCTGATGAGAATGAAGTGGAGCTGGTGGTTGATGCAAAATCAGTTCAGTCCAACTGTGGTATAGATAACTGTTCTtctgtccaaaaaaaaattgaattaggGAAAATAGGAGTGGTAGCTGATTTGTCTGTACAGGGGTCATTACCAGATAACGTCGCTGCAACTTCTGTGTCACTACCACCAGAAAAATACAATCCTGTAGATCATG CATGCTGGAGCAATGGACAACATGCTCCATATTTACATCTTGCACGAACCTTTGACTTACTAGAGGATGAAAAAGGCAAGATAAAGGCTGCTTCTATGCTCTGCAATATGTTCAGAAG TTTGCTTGCCCTGTCTCCTGATGATGTGCTGCCTTCAGTTTATTTGTGCACCAATAAGATAGCTGCAGACCACGAAAATGTG GAACTGAACATTGGTGGAAGTTTGGTCACAGCAGCACTGGAGGACGCATGTGGGACAAGCAGATCCAAAATCAGGGATATGTACAATGCATTGGGAGATCTTG GTGATGTTGCTCAAGCATGCCGGCAGACACAGACTTTGCTTGCCCCTCCTCCACCACTTCTAATAAAAGATATATTTTCTGCACTCCGGAAGATAAG TGTACAAACAGGTACTGGAAGCAGTGCTCGAAAGAGAAGCCTGATTGTGAATCTCTTGCGTtcttgcagagagaaagagatgaaGTTCCTTGTTAGAACTTTG GTTCGAAACTTACGTATCGGAGCAATGATGAAAACTGTCCTACCTGCTCTGGCTCAAGCTGTTGTTCTGAATTCCTTCCATAGCTGTAATCACGAAGGAAGTATAGAAAGTTTGAAGGACAAGCTTCAG CGCCATTCAGCAGCTGTAGTTGAAGCATACAATGTACTGCCCAATTTG AGGCATTGGATTCTCCTCATCAACTTTGTCAATGGTTCCAGGAATACCTATCAAGCCAATGCTTGCAAG AATCACAAATGGTGTTCAGCAAGCACTGAAGCTATTTGA
- the LOC133720215 gene encoding DNA ligase 6 isoform X3 has product MTALDSTDLFLTALTAFSHPPRPRPRPRPLELSLPPIPSTFPHSKLIPRTRFAVDAFRYAGDYSISYFLSHFHSDHYGGLSPNWSQGLVFCSPTTARLLTDVLKVSSLFVVPLPLGQPLLIDGCEVVLIDANHCPGAVQFLFKVPVPASNGDFQRYVHTGDFRFSASMKLDPFLSKFLGSDAVFLDTTYCNPKFVFPSQEESVDYISSLIERVGGEHQVSMKSVLFLVATYVIGKEKILIEIARRCKRKVYVDARKMAVLRVLGYGDSGVFTEDECESDVHVVGWNVLGETWPYFRPNFVKMEEIMVERGYSRVVGFVPTGWTYEVKRNKFSVRSKDAFEIHLVPYSEHSSYDELREYVRFLKPKRVIPTVGSDVEKIDSKHASKMQKHFAGLIDEMANKKEFLRGFHRGTTQGGGKVDSDAKDYTMEGQDQEKRATPSDIDTMGDTDVGFGKELLSPLQEPDSQTPILLTDEKAEEIIQQLHDCLPSWVTRQQMLDLIGSSGGDIVEAVTKFYDRETEFHDQGIASTSAVSVSETSSLCDTASPTKAGSVHANIDVSSSQAHISPNPRNIVKSGISPGKRGRKISNKVNKKVKLQSKLNSCGPKQSTITRFFSKVLPDVTESADMGSVGEQNPKDKKLPDHVTQSYKDAIDQFLQIIDGNESLKSYAGTILQKANGDISMAVDIHYRNNEGRSDENEVELVVDAKSVQSNCGIDNCSSVQKKIELGKIGVVADLSVQGSLPDNVAATSVSLPPEKYNPVDHACWSNGQHAPYLHLARTFDLLEDEKGKIKAASMLCNMFRSLLALSPDDVLPSVYLCTNKIAADHENVELNIGGSLVTAALEDACGTSRSKIRDMYNALGDLGDVAQACRQTQTLLAPPPPLLIKDIFSALRKISVQTGTGSSARKRSLIVNLLRSCREKEMKFLVRTLVRNLRIGAMMKTVLPALAQAVVLNSFHSCNHEGSIESLKDKLQRHSAAVVEAYNVLPNLEYLSSQCLQESQMVFSKH; this is encoded by the exons ATGACGGCTCTGGATTCTACGGACCTCTTCCTGACTGCCCTAACCGCCTTTTCCCACCCACCCAGACCCAGACCCAGACCCCGACCCCTCGAACTCTCTCTCCCTCCGATTCCCTCCACATTCCCCCACTCCAAACTCATCCCCAGAACCCGTTTCGCCGTCGACGCATTCCGCTATGCCGGCGATTATTCCATCTCTTACTTCCTCTCTCACTTCCACTCCGATCACTACGGCGGTCTCTCCCCCAATTGGTCCCAAGGCCTCGTCTTTTGCTCCCCCACCACCGCTCGTCTTCTCACAGACGTCCTCAAAGTCTCTTCGCTTTTCGTGGTTCCTCTGCCGCTCGGACAGCCCCTTCTCATTGATGGATGCGAGGTCGTGCTTATTGACGCCAATCATTGCCCAGGCGCCGTTCAGTTCTTGTTCAAAGTTCCCGTTCCCGCCTCCAATGGAGACTTCCAGAGGTATGTTCACACCGGTGATTTTCGGTTTTCTGCTTCGATGAAGCTAGACCCTTTTCTCTCTAAGTTTTTGGGTTCAGATGCCGTTTTCTTGGACACAACTTATTGTAATCCCAAATTCGTGTTTCCTTCACAAGAAGAATCTGTTGATTATATTTCTAGCTTGATAGAAAGAGTTGGAGGTGAACATCAAGTTTCTATGAAAAGTGTTCTGTTCCTTGTTGCTACATATGTGATTGGGAAAGAGAAGATTTTGATAGAAATTGCTCGTAGATGTAAGCGTAAAGTGTATGTGGATGCTCGAAAAATGGCGGTGCTGCGTGTTCTGGGTTACGGAGACAGTGGGGTGTTTACGGAGGATGAATGTGAGAGTGATGTGCATGTTGTTGGGTGGAATGTGTTGGGTGAGACTTGGCCATATTTCAGGCCAAATTTTGTGAAAATGGAGGAGATTATGGTTGAGAGGGGGTATTCCAGGGTTGTAGGGTTTGTCCCTACTGGCTGGACTTATGAAGTGAAGCGTAACAAGTTCTCGGTGAGGTCAAAGGATGCTTTTGAGATCCATCTTGTACCCTACAGTGAACATTCAAGCTATGATGAACTTAGAGAATACGTCAGGTTTTTGAAACCAAAGCGTGTGATTCCTACAGTGGGCTCCGATGTGGAAAAGATAGACAGTAAACATGCCAGTAAAATGCAAAAGCATTTTGCTGGGTTAATTGATGAAATGGCCAACAAAAAAGAGTTCTTGAGGGGTTTTCATCGTGGGACTACACAAGGAGGTGGGAAGGTTGACAGTGATGCCAAAGATTACACGATGGAGGGGCAGGATCAAGAGAAAAGGGCAACACCTTCAGATATTGATACTATGGGAGATACTGATGTAGGCTTTGGTAAGGAATTGTTGTCTCCTCTCCAAGAACCTGATTCACAAACTCCAATATTGTTAACTGATGAAAAAGCAGAGGAAATTATTCAACAACTTCATGATTGTTTGCCGTCATGGGTCACTCGCCAGCAGATGCTAGATCTGATTGGGAGCTCAGGAGGGGACATTGTTGAAGCAGTCACTAAATTTTACGATCGTGAAACAGAATTTCATGATCAAGGAATTGCCTCTACAAGTGCCGTATCTGTATCCGAGACCAGCTCACTCTGTGACACAGCATCACCGACAAAAGCAGGTTCTGTTCATGCAAATATTGATGTTTCTTCAAGCCAAGCTCATATTTCACCCAACCCAAGAAATATTGTTAAAAGTGGCATTTCCCCTGGAAAAAGAGGGAGGAAGATCAGTAATAAAGTTAACAAGAAAGTAAAGTTACAGTCAAAATTGAATTCGTGTGGGCCAAAACAATCGACAATAACAAGGTTTTTTAGTAAAGTTTTGCCTGACGTTACAGAAAGTGCAGATATGGGATCAGTAGGTGAACAAAACCCTAAAGATAAAAAATTACCAGATCATGTCACCCAATCATACAAGGATGCAATAGATCAATTTCTTCAGATAATAGATGGCAATGAATCATTAAAAAGCTATGCTGGTACCATTCTTCAAAAGGCAAATGGGGATATTAGTATGGCTGTGGATATACATTACCGTAATAATGAAGGCAGGTCTGATGAGAATGAAGTGGAGCTGGTGGTTGATGCAAAATCAGTTCAGTCCAACTGTGGTATAGATAACTGTTCTtctgtccaaaaaaaaattgaattaggGAAAATAGGAGTGGTAGCTGATTTGTCTGTACAGGGGTCATTACCAGATAACGTCGCTGCAACTTCTGTGTCACTACCACCAGAAAAATACAATCCTGTAGATCATG CATGCTGGAGCAATGGACAACATGCTCCATATTTACATCTTGCACGAACCTTTGACTTACTAGAGGATGAAAAAGGCAAGATAAAGGCTGCTTCTATGCTCTGCAATATGTTCAGAAG TTTGCTTGCCCTGTCTCCTGATGATGTGCTGCCTTCAGTTTATTTGTGCACCAATAAGATAGCTGCAGACCACGAAAATGTG GAACTGAACATTGGTGGAAGTTTGGTCACAGCAGCACTGGAGGACGCATGTGGGACAAGCAGATCCAAAATCAGGGATATGTACAATGCATTGGGAGATCTTG GTGATGTTGCTCAAGCATGCCGGCAGACACAGACTTTGCTTGCCCCTCCTCCACCACTTCTAATAAAAGATATATTTTCTGCACTCCGGAAGATAAG TGTACAAACAGGTACTGGAAGCAGTGCTCGAAAGAGAAGCCTGATTGTGAATCTCTTGCGTtcttgcagagagaaagagatgaaGTTCCTTGTTAGAACTTTG GTTCGAAACTTACGTATCGGAGCAATGATGAAAACTGTCCTACCTGCTCTGGCTCAAGCTGTTGTTCTGAATTCCTTCCATAGCTGTAATCACGAAGGAAGTATAGAAAGTTTGAAGGACAAGCTTCAG CGCCATTCAGCAGCTGTAGTTGAAGCATACAATGTACTGCCCAATTTG GAATACCTATCAAGCCAATGCTTGCAAG AATCACAAATGGTGTTCAGCAAGCACTGA